A portion of the Leptolyngbya sp. CCY15150 genome contains these proteins:
- a CDS encoding PIN domain-containing protein → MPNNLFIDTSGWASIFIPTETHYPIAAEHFRTAIASRTEIITTNYVIAELVALLNSPHRLPRDRIFNHINIVRQNPYITRIHIDPSTDQAAWELCQNRPDKPWSLVDCSSFIIMQQHNIQQALTTDHHFEQAGFIRLLK, encoded by the coding sequence ATGCCGAATAATCTCTTCATTGATACCTCTGGCTGGGCGAGCATTTTTATCCCCACCGAAACCCATTATCCAATTGCTGCCGAGCATTTCCGCACTGCGATCGCCAGCCGCACTGAAATTATCACCACCAACTACGTCATCGCCGAACTTGTTGCACTCCTCAATAGCCCCCACCGTCTACCACGCGATCGCATCTTTAACCACATCAATATTGTTCGCCAAAATCCCTACATTACTCGTATCCACATTGATCCATCCACAGACCAAGCCGCTTGGGAACTTTGCCAAAACCGCCCCGACAAACCCTGGTCACTCGTCGATTGCAGTTCCTTCATCATCATGCAGCAACACAACATCCAACAAGCCCTCACCACCGACCATCACTTTGAACAAGCAGGCTTCATTCGACTCTTGAAATAA